A DNA window from Vanessa tameamea isolate UH-Manoa-2023 chromosome 24, ilVanTame1 primary haplotype, whole genome shotgun sequence contains the following coding sequences:
- the LOC113396037 gene encoding methionine--tRNA ligase, mitochondrial: MRLSLRLLSSVVQKRPFYITTPIFYVNAAPHLGHLYTAVVADAIQRFEKLTNPDCNVIFSTGTDEHGTKIQQAAAQANLPLQDYCNNISQEYKDLFDEFEVGYTDYIRTTEERHKKAVRHFWTKLVKQDYIYKAKYAGWYSVNDEAFVPESHTREEMTKDGKIKVSVESGHQLEWTEETNYMFRLSAFKTHLQEWLKPDGVIQPSKFQKQLQDFLASDAYFPDISVSRPSSRVHWAVRVPDDEEQSIYVWLDALINYLTVCGYPDEEQLMSRRAWPADVHVVGKDILKFHGIYWPAFLMAARWQPPRRLVCHSHWTVDGSKMSKSLGNVVAPRSVPAPAALRYVLLREATLADDANYSETKLVNIANSELADTLGNLASRACGAALNPRHELPPPHAHELRDVARREPAARLLRALERLPEICHQHYSSYQFYKGVDAVIHVLHLANLFFETMKPWELKKKPEGQKELDVVLHITLETLRICSIILQPIIPSLSGRLLDKLQVPRDCRYWQHCERPSWRIKGAIFETKNIQSGKFVLFQRIYVDKKNVHKKKAIV, from the exons atgcgaTTATCCTTACGTTTATTATCGTCTGTTGTGCAGAAAAGacctttttatattacaactccgattttttatgtaaatgccG CTCCTCACTTGGGCCACTTATATACAGCTGTAGTGGCTGATGCGATACAACGGTTTGAGAAACTAACAAATCCTgattgtaatgttatatttagcACAG gaACAGATGAACATGGTACTAAAATCCAGCAAGCAGCTGCTCAAGCTAACCTTCCTTTACAGGACTATTGCAATAACATCTCCCAGGAATACAAAGATCTTTTTGATGAGTTTGAAGTAGGATATACAGATTACATTAGAACAACTGAGGAGAGGCATAAAAAAGCTGTGCGCCACTTTTGG aCGAAGTTAGTAAAACAAGACTATATTTATAAGGCGAAATATGCTGGCTGGTACAGTGTTAACGATGAAGCATTTGTTCCTGAGTCGCATACTAGAGAGGAAATGACTAAAGATGGAAAG aTAAAAGTGTCCGTAGAATCAGGCCACCAACTGGAATGGACTGAGGAGACAAACTACATGTTTAGATTAAGTGCATTCAAAACACATCTCCAAGAATGGCTGAAACCag atGGAGTAATCCAACCCAGTAAGTTCCAGAAACAACTTCAAGACTTTCTCGCAAGTGATGCCTACTTCCCCGACATCTCAGTCAGTCGTCCTTCCTCCAGAGTGCATTGGGCTGTACGG GTGCCTGACGATGAAGAGCAAAGTATATATGTTTGGCTTGACGCTCTGATCAATTACTTGACTGTATGCGGCTACCCGGACGAAGAGCAGCTAATGTCCCGGAGGGCTTGGCCCGCTGATGTCCATGTTGTTGGAAaggatattttaaa GTTCCATGGCATCTACTGGCCGGCGTTCCTGATGGCGGCTCGCTGGCAGCCGCCGAGACGCCTCGTGTGTCACTCGCACTGGACCGTGGACGGCAGCAAAATGTCCAAGTCGCTGGGCAACGTCGTGGCGCCCCGCAGTGTGCCGGCGCCCGCCGCGCTGCGCTACGTGCTGCTGCGGGAGGCCACCCTGGCGGACGACGCCA ACTACAGCGAGACGAAGCTCGTGAACATCGCGAACTCGGAGCTGGCGGACACGCTCGGCAACCTGGCCAGCCGCGCGTGCGGCGCCGCGCTCAACCCGCGCCACGAGCTGCCGCCGCCGCACGCGCACGAGCTGCGCGACGTCGCGCGCCGCGAGCCCGCCGCGCGCCTGCTGCGCGCCCTCGAGCGCCTGCCCG AGATCTGCCACCAACATTACTCAAGCTACCAGTTCTATAAAGGCGTGGACGCAGTCATCCACGTGTTGCATTTGGCTAACTTGTTCTTCGAAACCATGAAGCCGTGGGAGCTTAAGAAGAAACCAGAGGGACAGAAGGAGCTGGACGTCGTGCTCCACATCACGCTGGAGACTCTGAGGATATGCTCGATTATATTACAACCTATTATACCGAGTCTGTCGGGTCGACTCTTAGATAAATTACAAGTGCCCAGAGACTGTAGATACTGGCAGCACTGCGAGAGACCTTCGTGGAGGATAAAAGGCGCCATATTcgaaactaaaaatattcaaagtggTAAATTCGTGTTATTCCAACGGATATACGTGGATAAGAAAAATGTTCATAAGAAGAAAGCGATTGTGTAA